In Xiphophorus maculatus strain JP 163 A chromosome 2, X_maculatus-5.0-male, whole genome shotgun sequence, one genomic interval encodes:
- the LOC102220230 gene encoding zinc finger protein 319, whose product MDWATPAAKLNPYSRARMTEAWQQHAVAPPPVVHTIPAGAENALSCTVYGIVLQPDASSLQQQQQQQHGGGQQHAGAQQHTGGQQGQHPSQAQQSSLQVGTESGHKCGTCGHDISHLANPLEHQCMVSQDRSFQCTQCLKIFHQATDLLEHQCVQVEQKPFVCGVCKMGFSLLTSLAQHHTSHNSSNPMKCSICEKTYRLGSSGNTTPTSSSSSQPSSSDGASASSSSSILPFPSARDRPYKCSVCQKGFKHLSELTRHERVHTGEKPFKCDTCDKAFSQSSHLQHHQRTHSNERPFKCAVCEKSFKHRSHLVRHMYVHSGEHLFKCNLCELHFKESSELLHHPCHPQGSRPFRCATCGKGFKRPSDLRQHERTHSEERPFHCDECQMSFKQHYALVRHRRTHKDPSDRPFRCSLCDKGFMQPSHLLYHQHVHGMDNLFKCASCQKEFSQSGELLRHKCGESSNSSPDKPYKCDVCGKGYKKSSTLQRHQNSHCQEKPLKCSLCDRRFLSSSEFVQHRCDPSREKPLKCTDCEKRFKYSSDLNRHRRVHTGEKPFKCDHCSKGFKQREHLTKHQSTHSREGQFKCVWCGERFSDLGSLQDHTVQHTSDGDGYNVPQCM is encoded by the exons ATGGA CTGGGCCACTCCAGCTGCCAAACTGAATCCGTACTCGCGAGCCCGCATGACGGAGGCCTGGCAGCAGCACGCCGTCGCTCCGCCTCCGGTTGTCCACACCATCCCAGCAGGAGCTGAAAACGCTTTGAGCTGTACAGTGTATGGGATCGTACTGCAGCCGGACGCCTCATcgttgcagcagcagcagcagcagcagcatggagGCGGACAGCAGCATGCGGGAGCTCAACAACATACAGGCGGACAGCAGGGGCAACATCCTTCTCAAGCCCAGCAAAGCTCTTTGCAGGTGGGAACAGAGTCAGGACACAAGTGTGGGACATGTGGACACGACATCTCCCACCTGGCTAACCCGCTTGAACACCAGTGCATGGTGAGTCAGGACAGGTCATTCCAGTGCACTCAGTGTCTAAAGATCTTCCATCAGGCCACAGACTTACTGGAGCACCAGTGTGTTCAGGTGGAGCAGAAGCCGTTTGTGTGTGGAGTATGTAAGATGGGCTTCTCCCTTCTTACCTCGTTGGCTCAGCACCACACGTCGCACAACAGCAGCAACCCCATGAAGTGTTCCATATGCGAGAAGACGTATCGGCTGGGCTCCTCCGGGAACACGACACCCACATCCTCGAGCAGCTCCCAGCCGTCCAGCAGCGACGGGGCGTCGGCGAGCAGCAGCTCGTCCATCTTACCTTTCCCCTCGGCTCGGGACCGACCATACAAGTGCTCCGTCTGCCAGAAGGGCTTCAAGCACCTCTCAGAACTCACGCGACACGAGAGGGTGCACACGGGGGAGAAACCCTTCAAATGCGACACGTGCGACAAGGCTTTCAGCCAGTCGTCGCACCTACAGCACCACCAGCGGACGCACAGCAACGAGAGGCCGTTCAAGTGCGCTGTGTGCGAAAAGAGCTTCAAGCACCGCTCGCACCTCGTCCGCCACATGTACGTTCACTCGGGCGAGCACTTGTTCAAGTGCAACTTGTGCGAGCTGCACTTCAAAGAGTCTTCGGAACTGCTTCACCATCCCTGCCACCCGCAGGGTTCCCGACCGTTTCGCTGCGCTACATGCGGTAAGGGGTTTAAACGACCGTCGGACCTGCGGCAGCACGAGCGCACGCACTCCGAGGAGCGGCCCTTTCACTGCGACGAGTGCCAGATGAGCTTCAAACAACATTACGCGCTCGTGCGCCACAGACGGACGCACAAAGACCCCTCTGACCGGCCTTTCAGATGCAGTTTGTGCGACAAAGGCTTCATGCAGCCCTCGCACCTTCTCTATCACCAGCACGTCCACGGCATGGATAACCTGTTCAAGTGCGCCTCCTGCCAGAAGGAGTTCAGCCAGTCAGGAGAGCTACTCAGACATAAGTGTGGGGAGTCATCCAACTCCTCGCCGGACAAGCCGTACAAATGCGACGTCTGTGGGAAGGGATACAAAAAGAGCTCCACCTTGCAGCGCCACCAGAACTCCCACTGCCAGGAGAAGCCGCTGAAGTGCTCGCTCTGCGACCGGCGCTTCCTGTCCTCCTCGGAGTTCGTCCAGCATCGCTGCGACCCATCCAGGGAGAAGCCCCTCAAGTGCACTGACTGCGAGAAGCGCTTCAAGTACTCGTCGGACCTGAACCGCCACCGGCGTGTGCACACGGGAGAGAAGCCCTTCAAATGCGACCACTGCAGCAAGGGTTTTAAACAGCGCGAGCACTTGACCAAACACCAGAGCACGCACTCCCGGGAGGGCCAGTTCAAGTGCGTCTGGTGCGGAGAGCGCTTCAGTGACTTGGGCTCTTTGCAGGATCACACTGTGCAGCACACGTCCGATGGAGACGGTTACAATGTGCCACAGTGCATGTGA